One Gossypium arboreum isolate Shixiya-1 chromosome 13, ASM2569848v2, whole genome shotgun sequence genomic window, CTTATTTATAATTATCATGTTTGTTATGAAGTCCTAATATAAACATCGAATGGACACGCAAAAGAGTCAACCCGACAAACAATCGTCGTCTGCTGCTGCTCCCCTAGTCTCGACTTCGTGTAGGAAGAAAAAGAACGAAGAGGCCACCTTCCTTGAAGACTTGAAGGATCACATCGATGAGTTCATTAATGCTTCAGTGGAAGAGCACAAAACTTGCTTTAAGAAGACCATCCAGAAGGTTCTTTCCTTGATCTTTCGCGCTATCGTTTTTTCATTGTCCTGTGCAAGCTtttgtgttatatatatatatgttatgttgATATTGTTGTCTTAAAAGAATTCGGGGTCCTTTTCAGATGTTTGGGATGTCGAAAGTTGTAGCAGAAAGGAGTGCGGCTGAATCCAAGGAAGCCGAAACCGTGTCGAAATAAGATTATCTTCTTACCTCTTTAGTAATGTGACTTGTGGACTACATTTATATGCATTGAGGTTGCACTGAAATGTAGCTTTTGGTTTGGTCTAAACCGTGTAGCAGTGCTTTCATTTTGCTTTGGTTGCACTTTCCTTTCCTTAAATtagtttttgtttttataattataaatgcCTAAACCGATTCTGTAAGTTTACCGTGGATTCATGAACAAGGTTTTGTAAGAAATGAACTTGTGCTACAGAGATTGGTAGAAAATTTTGGCATGAAACATGTTGAGTGTTAGTATAGCTAGAGGCAAAAGAAAGATATTGTGGCTTCAAACAATTTGACTAAGTACATGTATATTTCACCATAACTTTCCCCAATGGAACGAGTCTTGTTGCTCCTCTGGTGTCTTTTTGTTGCTGAGCTTGAATGCTGTGTACTCAATAAGGTTAAAGGATTGCATGGTGGATTATTTATAGAGTTGATGTGATTCTCTAGAACTATACCACAGCAAATACATATTTTGTGTATATACATGGTTAAAATATACTCCCAACTCTGTAGTTTTCACTTATGTGGAACTTAGTCTTTGATTTATTTTCATGAATTTAGTACCATTacttttagattttaaatttatgGTTCAATTATTAATACCCATTTAGTACTTATACTTTTCGGATTTTAAATTTATGGTTCAATTATTAATACCGATAaaattgttttgttgaatctattggtgtgatattttgaaataaaaaatactaatCTAGTAATGATGTAAAAGACATGATGATGTAACGAATATAAATTTAACAAAAGAGTTTTAACGATGTTAACCATTAAACTTGTATTTTCAATCTGAAAAGAGAGGGATTACTTTTTTAAACATAGAAGTATGATTAAATTATAGAAGTATGATTAAATTTCAAAAGTATGAAAGAATACAATAACTTACAAACATGCTTTAATCTATATATTTGTTTCCATTGTGTAGCTTGCTAGTTGCATTATTAAAataagggtaaactataaaaatagtcacttttatttgtcttaggttatattttagtcacttatgtttgaaatgttacgttttagtcatttatgttattattttgttacgaaatgATCACTCTTTCGTTAAGTTCTGTTATCTccctaacggtaatcctacgtggcagtctaACTAGATTTTAAGTGTCAACTTGAATTTCCTAATGGGATgagaataaattttttattaaataaatttaattaattaaaatttttaaaccctaaattttagttaaaaaatCGTTTATCTCCccttttttttagttttcttttttaaTTGACTAAAAAGGCTATTATTATCAA contains:
- the LOC108462907 gene encoding uncharacterized protein LOC108462907, which codes for MDTQKSQPDKQSSSAAAPLVSTSCRKKKNEEATFLEDLKDHIDEFINASVEEHKTCFKKTIQKMFGMSKVVAERSAAESKEAETVSK